The Caenorhabditis elegans chromosome II genome has a segment encoding these proteins:
- the ctl-1 gene encoding Catalase-2 (Confirmed by transcript evidence), protein MPNDPSDNQLKTYKETYPKPQVITTSNGAPIYSKTAVLTAGRRGPMLMQDVVYMDEMAHFDRERIPERVVHAKGAGAHGYFEVTHDITKYCKADMFNKVGKQTPLLVRFSTVAGESGSADTVRDPRGFSLKFYTEEGNWDLVGNNTPIFFIRDAIHFPNFIHALKRNPQTHMRDPNALFDFWMNRPESIHQVMFLYSDRGIPDGFRFMNGYGAHTFKMVNKEGNPIYCKFHFKPAQGSKNLDPTDAGKLASSDPDYAIRDLFNAIESRNFPEWKMFIQVMTFEQAEKWEFNPFDVTKVWPHGDYPLIEVGKMVLNRNVKNYFAEVEQAAFCPAHIVPGIEFSPDKMLQGRIFSYTDTHYHRLGPNYIQLPVNCPYRSRAHTTQRDGAMAYESQGDAPNYFPNSFRGYRTRDDVKESTFQTTGDVDRYETGDDHNYEQPRQFWEKVLKEEERDRLVGNLASDLGGCLEEIQNGMVKEFTKVHPDFGNALRHQLCQKKH, encoded by the exons ATGCCAAACGATCCATCGGATAATCAACTGAAAACCTACAAGGAGACGTATCCA AAACCCCAAGTGATCACAACTTCAAATGGAGCTCCGATCTACTCGAAGACCGCCGTGCTCACCGCCGGGCGGCGTGGCCCAATGCTCATGCAAGATGTAGTTTATATGGATGAGATGGCTCATTTCGATCGTGAACGTATCCCCGAGCGTGTCGTTCATGCCAAGGGAGCCGGAGCCCATGGATACTTCGAGGTCACCCATGACATCACCAAGTACTGTAAGGCCGATATGTTCAACAAGGTCGGAAAACAGACACCACTTCTCGTTCGTTTTTCAACGGTCGCTGGAGAATCGGGATCCGCTGATACTGTCCGCGATCCACGTGGATTCTCTCTCAAATTCTATACCGAGGAGGGTAACTGGGATCTGGTTGGAAATAACACTCCGATCTTCTTCATTCGTGACGCAATCCACTTTCCGAATTTCATTCATGCCCTGAAGCGCAATCCACAGACTCACATGAGGGATCCGAATGCGCTCTTCGATTTCTGGATGAATCGCCCTGAATCCATTCATCAGGTGATGTTCCTCTACTCGGATCGTGGAATTCCTGATGGATTCCGTTTTATGAATGGATACGGAGCGCATACTTTCAAGATGGTCAACAAGGAGGGAAATCCGATTTATTGTAAATTCCATTTCAAG ccTGCTCAAGGTTCCAAGAATCTCGATCCAACTGACGCTGGAAAGCTCGCCTCTTCGGATCCAGACTATGCGATCCGCGACCTGTTCAATGCCATTGAGTCAAGAAATTTCCCGGAATGGAAGATGTTCATTCAAGTGATGACATTCGAACAAGCTGAGAAATGGGAGTTCAATCCATTTGATGTCACTAAAGTTTGGCCACACGGTGATTACCCACTGATCGAGGTCGGCAAGATGGTGCTGAACAGGAATGTGAAGAATTATTTCGCTGAG gTCGAACAAGCCGCCTTCTGCCCGGCCCACATCGTCCCAGGAATCGAGTTCTCGCCAGACAAGATGCTCCAAGGGCGTATCTTCTCCTACACGGACACGCATTACCATCGCCTTGGACCAAACTACATTCAGCTTCCAGTCAACTGCCCGTACCGCTCCCGTGCTCATACCACTCAACGCGATGGTGCAATGGCTTATGAAAGCCAGGGAGATGCGCCGAATTACTTCCCGAACAGTTTCCGCGGATACCGTACTCGTGATGATGTGAAGGAGTCGACATTTCAGACGACTGGAGATGTTGATCGTTATGAGACTGGAGACGATCACAACTACGAGCAGCCACGTCAGTTCTGGGAGAAAGTGCTCAAGGAGGAGGAGAGAGATCGGCTCGTTGGGAATTTGGCTAGTGATTTGGGTGGCTgtttggaggaaattcaaaatggaaTGGTCAAAGAGTTCACGAAAGTTCATCCGGATTTCGGAAATGCTCTTCGCCATCAGCTCTGCCAGAAGAAGCATTAA
- the ctl-3 gene encoding Catalase (Confirmed by transcript evidence): MAEDQLKAYRDRNQEPHLLTTSNGAPIYSKTAVLTAGRRGPMLMQDIVYMDEMAHFDRERIPERVVHAKGGGAHGYFEVTHDITKYCKADMFNKVGKQTPLLVRFSTVAGESGSADTVRDPRGFSLKFYTEEGNWDLVGNNTPIFFIRDAIHFPNFIHALKRNPQTHMRDPNALFDFWMNRPESIHQVMFLYSDRGIPDGFRFMNGYGAHTFKMVNKEGNPIYCKFHFKPAQGSKNLDPTDAGKLASSDPDYAIRDLFNAIESRNFPEWKMFIQVMTFEQAEKWEFNPFDVTKVWPHGDYPLIEVGKMVLNRNVKNYFAEVEQAAFCPAHIVPGIEFSPDKMLQGRIFSYTDTHYHRLGPNYIQLPVNCPYRSRAHTTQRDGAMAYESQGDAPNYFPNSFRGYRTRDDVKESTFQTTGDVDRYETGDDHNYEQPRQFWEKVLKEEERDRLVGNLASDLGGCLEEIQNGMVKEFTKVHPDFGNALRHQLCQKKH, encoded by the exons ATGGCTGAGGATCAGCTGAAAGCTTATAGAGATAGAAATCAg GAACCCCACCTGCTCACCACATCCAATGGAGCTCCGATCTACTCGAAGACCGCCGTGCTCACCGCCGGACGACGTGGTCCAATGCTAATGCAGGACATCGTTTATATGGACGAGATGGCTCATTTCGATCGTGAACGCATCCCGGAGCGTGTCGTCCATGCCAAAGGTGGTGGTGCTCATGGATACTTCGAGGTCACCCATGACATCACCAAGTACTGTAAGGCCGATATGTTCAACAAGGTCGGAAAACAGACACCACTTCTCGTTCGTTTTTCAACGGTCGCTGGAGAATCGGGATCCGCTGATACTGTCCGCGATCCACGTGGATTCTCTCTCAAATTCTATACCGAGGAGGGTAACTGGGATCTGGTTGGAAATAACACTCCGATCTTCTTCATTCGTGACGCAATCCACTTTCCGAATTTCATTCATGCCCTGAAGCGCAATCCACAGACTCACATGAGGGATCCGAATGCGCTCTTCGATTTCTGGATGAATCGCCCTGAATCCATTCATCAGGTGATGTTCCTCTACTCGGATCGTGGAATTCCTGATGGATTCCGTTTTATGAATGGATACGGAGCGCATACTTTCAAGATGGTCAACAAGGAGGGAAATCCGATTTATTGTAAATTCCATTTCAAG ccTGCTCAAGGTTCCAAGAATCTCGATCCAACTGACGCTGGAAAGCTCGCCTCTTCGGATCCAGACTATGCGATCCGCGACCTGTTCAATGCCATTGAGTCAAGAAATTTCCCGGAATGGAAGATGTTCATTCAAGTGATGACATTCGAACAAGCTGAGAAATGGGAGTTCAATCCATTTGATGTCACTAAAGTTTGGCCACACGGTGATTACCCACTGATCGAGGTCGGCAAGATGGTGCTGAACAGGAATGTGAAGAATTATTTCGCTGAG gTCGAACAAGCCGCCTTCTGCCCGGCCCACATCGTCCCAGGAATCGAGTTCTCGCCAGACAAGATGCTCCAAGGGCGTATCTTCTCCTACACGGACACGCATTACCATCGCCTTGGACCAAACTACATTCAGCTTCCAGTCAACTGCCCGTACCGCTCCCGTGCTCATACCACTCAACGCGATGGTGCAATGGCTTATGAAAGCCAGGGAGATGCGCCGAATTACTTCCCGAACAGTTTCCGCGGATACCGTACTCGTGATGATGTGAAGGAGTCGACATTTCAGACGACTGGAGATGTTGATCGTTATGAGACTGGAGACGATCACAACTACGAGCAGCCACGTCAGTTCTGGGAGAAAGTGCTCAAGGAGGAGGAGAGAGATCGGCTCGTTGGGAATTTGGCTAGTGATTTGGGTGGCTgtttggaggaaattcaaaatggaaTGGTCAAAGAGTTCACGAAAGTTCATCCGGATTTCGGAAATGCTCTTCGCCATCAGCTCTGCCAGAAGAAGCATTAA
- the ctl-3 gene encoding Catalase (Confirmed by transcript evidence), producing MPMLPHMVNLTVNDTKPGPMAEDQLKAYRDRNQEPHLLTTSNGAPIYSKTAVLTAGRRGPMLMQDIVYMDEMAHFDRERIPERVVHAKGGGAHGYFEVTHDITKYCKADMFNKVGKQTPLLVRFSTVAGESGSADTVRDPRGFSLKFYTEEGNWDLVGNNTPIFFIRDAIHFPNFIHALKRNPQTHMRDPNALFDFWMNRPESIHQVMFLYSDRGIPDGFRFMNGYGAHTFKMVNKEGNPIYCKFHFKPAQGSKNLDPTDAGKLASSDPDYAIRDLFNAIESRNFPEWKMFIQVMTFEQAEKWEFNPFDVTKVWPHGDYPLIEVGKMVLNRNVKNYFAEVEQAAFCPAHIVPGIEFSPDKMLQGRIFSYTDTHYHRLGPNYIQLPVNCPYRSRAHTTQRDGAMAYESQGDAPNYFPNSFRGYRTRDDVKESTFQTTGDVDRYETGDDHNYEQPRQFWEKVLKEEERDRLVGNLASDLGGCLEEIQNGMVKEFTKVHPDFGNALRHQLCQKKH from the exons ATGCCAATGCTTCCCCACATGGTCAATCTAA CGGTCAACGACACAAAACCCGGACCAATGGCTGAGGATCAGCTGAAAGCTTATAGAGATAGAAATCAg GAACCCCACCTGCTCACCACATCCAATGGAGCTCCGATCTACTCGAAGACCGCCGTGCTCACCGCCGGACGACGTGGTCCAATGCTAATGCAGGACATCGTTTATATGGACGAGATGGCTCATTTCGATCGTGAACGCATCCCGGAGCGTGTCGTCCATGCCAAAGGTGGTGGTGCTCATGGATACTTCGAGGTCACCCATGACATCACCAAGTACTGTAAGGCCGATATGTTCAACAAGGTCGGAAAACAGACACCACTTCTCGTTCGTTTTTCAACGGTCGCTGGAGAATCGGGATCCGCTGATACTGTCCGCGATCCACGTGGATTCTCTCTCAAATTCTATACCGAGGAGGGTAACTGGGATCTGGTTGGAAATAACACTCCGATCTTCTTCATTCGTGACGCAATCCACTTTCCGAATTTCATTCATGCCCTGAAGCGCAATCCACAGACTCACATGAGGGATCCGAATGCGCTCTTCGATTTCTGGATGAATCGCCCTGAATCCATTCATCAGGTGATGTTCCTCTACTCGGATCGTGGAATTCCTGATGGATTCCGTTTTATGAATGGATACGGAGCGCATACTTTCAAGATGGTCAACAAGGAGGGAAATCCGATTTATTGTAAATTCCATTTCAAG ccTGCTCAAGGTTCCAAGAATCTCGATCCAACTGACGCTGGAAAGCTCGCCTCTTCGGATCCAGACTATGCGATCCGCGACCTGTTCAATGCCATTGAGTCAAGAAATTTCCCGGAATGGAAGATGTTCATTCAAGTGATGACATTCGAACAAGCTGAGAAATGGGAGTTCAATCCATTTGATGTCACTAAAGTTTGGCCACACGGTGATTACCCACTGATCGAGGTCGGCAAGATGGTGCTGAACAGGAATGTGAAGAATTATTTCGCTGAG gTCGAACAAGCCGCCTTCTGCCCGGCCCACATCGTCCCAGGAATCGAGTTCTCGCCAGACAAGATGCTCCAAGGGCGTATCTTCTCCTACACGGACACGCATTACCATCGCCTTGGACCAAACTACATTCAGCTTCCAGTCAACTGCCCGTACCGCTCCCGTGCTCATACCACTCAACGCGATGGTGCAATGGCTTATGAAAGCCAGGGAGATGCGCCGAATTACTTCCCGAACAGTTTCCGCGGATACCGTACTCGTGATGATGTGAAGGAGTCGACATTTCAGACGACTGGAGATGTTGATCGTTATGAGACTGGAGACGATCACAACTACGAGCAGCCACGTCAGTTCTGGGAGAAAGTGCTCAAGGAGGAGGAGAGAGATCGGCTCGTTGGGAATTTGGCTAGTGATTTGGGTGGCTgtttggaggaaattcaaaatggaaTGGTCAAAGAGTTCACGAAAGTTCATCCGGATTTCGGAAATGCTCTTCGCCATCAGCTCTGCCAGAAGAAGCATTAA